In a single window of the Leishmania donovani BPK282A1 complete genome, chromosome 6 genome:
- a CDS encoding carbonic anhydrase family protein, putative gives MSLCSCGCPHPTKPTLDVPSMYFSTTPELLCNRNMSEPSANATLTKEKLASLVGGRLVQSVQREQPPRGSGIQPLLDFNKHWAGEIVQLNPDYFVELAKQQKPQYLWIGCSDSRVPANEIVGLYPGDIFVHRNIANIVCNSDLNALAVIQYAIDCLKVEHVIVSGHYKCGGVTAALHEDRVGLADHWILHVSAVKKRHWRRMLTELPTRNHLDALCELNVLAQMEHVVETHLIQRVWSRQNEEDAAAKRENRPSQNKPENEVEIHGWVYGLEDGLIRPLLTLNRRSNAEKELHNAADALFWRYGQL, from the coding sequence ATGTcgctgtgcagctgcggctgcccgcACCCCACGAAGCCGACGCTTGACGTGCCTTCCATGTACTTCTCCACCACACCGGAGTTGCTGTGCAACCGCAACATGTCGGAACCCTCGGCGAATGCGACTCTCACGAAGGAAAAGCTTGCTAGCCTCGTTGGCGGCCGCCTTGTTCAGTCTGTGCAGCGtgagcagccgccgcgcggtAGCGGTAtccagccgctgctggacTTCAACAAGCACTGGGCCGGCGAGATCGTGCAGCTGAACCCGGACTACTTTGTGGAGCTTgcgaagcagcagaagccgCAGTACCTGTGGATCGGCTGCAGTGACAGCCGCGTGCCCGCCAACGAAATCGTCGGTCTCTACCCCGGCGACATCTTTGTTCACCGTAACATCGCGAACATCGTCTGCAACAGCGACCTCAACGCGCTCGCTGTTATCCAGTACGCAATCGACTGCCTGAAGGTGGAACACGTGATTGTATCGGGGCATTACAAGTGCGGTGGCGTGACAGCCGCCCTGCACGAGGACCGCGTGGGTCTTGCTGATCACTGGATCCTGCACGTGTCGGCAGTGAAGAAGCGCCACTGGCGGCGCATGCTCACTGAGCTTCCCACGCGCAACCACCTCGACGCCCTGTGCGAGCTGAATGTCCTGGCGCAGATGGAGCACGTTGTGGAGACGCACCTGATCCAGCGTGTATGGTCAAGGCAGAACGAAGAGGATGCcgcggcgaagcgcgagAACCGCCCGTCGCAGAACAAGCCCGAGAACGAGGTGGAGATTCATGGCTGGGTATACGGGCTGGAGGATGGCTTGATTCGGCCGCTTCTGACGCTGAACCGCCGGTCAAacgcggagaaggagctgcacaACGCCGCTGATGCACTCTTCTGGCGCTACGGGCAGCTGTAG